In the Ascochyta rabiei chromosome 17, complete sequence genome, one interval contains:
- a CDS encoding Beta-fructofuranosidase codes for MHWSIAVLSYVLGSALAQNPGSGYNSTAPTGPAVLTADMVSSMGNNTLFDRWRPTYHFISPAGWMNDPCAMMYDPTTDTYHLQYQFHPNHVNWGNISWGHATSKDLVTWTDVGGWENDQAQSVGTGPDPDSRNSSYYGLGIFSGSAQPYNLTGGQDGTLIAFYTAVQHLPTNWALPYINGTEKQAIVISNDGGETWEQYEGNPIISEHPEGWNVTGWRDPFVEPWPEMDAILGQDEPHWYMVLGSGIKGEGGGGRIPFYSAPQSNLTDWTFLGALWEPKSNETLGSLLETGTYGFNFEVSNFFSLTDEDDDVHYYVLMGTEGGNLTWHPRAQWGLWNEGQVTRRENGSAEFTPVSGGVIDSGLLYAVTSFNDTKNNRRVQWGWAAEENNGFGILQSGYQGAMALPREMYVIKTHDLVNADGGLTTKGNTRVVEHRNGTFTGYTLGARALPDVVEALRGEENAIKAVKNWSSSLLVGSGSAHMELAVTLSNFTGPAGVTIAASSGLEEYTHIYYDPSNYTINVDRSHSSTIDEYANYTMIGYFYPYTFSNGTTESLHMDIFVDGSLVEVYVNDRFWLTTRIYPARLDSTNFGIYVGSNSTVQVSDLKTWEISQNAFPDRPANSSSELVFDTPEETNDYIWWTGN; via the exons ATGCATTGGTCAATCGCTGTATTGAGCTACGTGCTCGGGTCTGCACTGGCTCAGAACCCAGGCTCTGGCTACAACTCGACGGCACCGACAGGGCCCGCTGTCCTCACTGCGGACATGGTCTCGAGCATGGGCAACAACACCCTGTTCGATAGGTGGCGGCCTACCTACCATTTCATCTCGCCTGCTGGCTGGATGAAC GACCCTTGTGCTATGATGTATGATCCCACCACAGACACATACCATCTCCAATATCAGTTCCATCCCAACCACGTCAACTGGGGCAACATTTCTTGGGG ACACGCCACATCCAAAGACCTCGTCACATGGACTGATGTTGGAGGTTGGGAGAACGACCAGGCACAGTCCGTAGGTACAGGTCCCGATCCTGACTCCAGGAACTCGTCCTACTACGGTCTTGGTATCTTCAGCGGTTCTGCTCAGCCGTACAACCTTACTGGCGGACAGGATGGTACGCTTATTGCCTTCTACACGGCAGTCCAGCATCTGCCCACCAACTGGGCTCTTCCTTATATCAACGGAACGGAGAAGCAAGCCATTGTCATCTCCAACGACGGTGGTGAGACATGGGAGCAGTATGAGGGTAACCCAATCATCTCGGAGCACCCCGAGGGATGGAACGTCACTGGTTGGCGTGATCCTTTCGTTGAGCCCTGGCCCGAGATGGATGCCATTCTCGGTCAGGACGAGCCACACTGGTACATGGTGTTGGGCTCCGGTATCAAGGGCgagggtggtggtggacGTATCCCTTTCTACTCCGCTCCTCAGTCCAACCTGACGGACTGGACCTTCCTCGGCGCTCTTTGGGAGCCTAAGAGTAACGAGACCCTGGGATCGCTGCTCGAGACCGGTACCTACGGCTTCAACTTTGAGGTCTCCaacttcttctccttgacGGACGAGGATGACGACGTTCACTACTACGTCCTTATGGGTACCGAGGGCGGCAATCTTACTTGGCACCCACGCGCGCAGTGGGGTCTCTGGAACGAGGGCCAAGTAACCAGGCGCGAGAACGGATCTGCCGAATTCACTCCTGTTTCTGGTGGTGTCATCGACTCTGGTCTCCTCTACGCTGTTACCAGCTTCAACGACACCAAGAACAACCGCCGGGTCCAGTGGGGATGGGCAGCTGAAGAGAACAACGGCTTCGGTATCCTGCAGAGCGGGTACCAGGGCGCTATGGCTCTTCCTCGCGAGATGTACGTCATCAAGACTCACGATCTGGTCAACGCCGATGGCGGCTTAACAACCAAGGGTAACACCCGCGTTGTTGAGCACCGTAACGGTACCTTCACAGGTTACACTCTCGGTGCCCGCGCTCTCCCCGATGTGGTTGAGGCTCTTCGCGGAGAGGAGAATGCTATCAAGGCCGTCAAAAACTGGTCCAGCAGTTTGCTCGTCGGTTCTGGCAGTGCCCACATGGAGCTTGCTGTTACTCTCAGCAACTTCACTGGCCCTGCCGGTGTTACTATCGCGGCAAGCTCTGGTTTGGAGGAGTACACCCACATCTACTACGACCCCTCCAACTACACCATCAACGTCGACCGCTCGCACTCGTCAACCATTGATGAGTATGCCAACTACACCATGATCGGCTACTTCTATCCCTACACCTTCTCCAACGGTACCACCGAGTCGCTCCACATGGACATCTTTGTCGATGGTTCGCTCGTCGAGGTCTACGTGAAT GACCGCTTCTGGCTCACAACTCGCATTTACCCTGCACGCCTCGACAGTACCAACTTTGGTATCTACGTCGGCAGCAACTCAACCGTCCAGGTCTCTGACCTGAAGACCTGGGAGATCTCGCAAAACGCGTTCCCAGACCGCCCTGCCAACTCCAGCTCTGAGCTTGTCTTCGATACGCCAGAGGAGACCAACGACTACATCTGGTGGACCGGAAACTAG
- a CDS encoding RING-type E3 ubiquitin transferase yields MARLKLYVTGSAVMANMVLARAYYERPNFYSAAVYISQSTGSLMFLVNLMLIVAASVGYGLQRLFYGPLRPIETEQLYDKAWFAVSETLLAMTIFRDDIGLWFFTMFLCLLAGKVWQWIGEGRVEFLEQQPPANPRLFHARLASSLLISVFFDVFMTHYCVTSILSAARPGVMVMFGFEYVLLTIASTSTLMRYGLSLVELAITQRQENARDEARTLAREQARQQAAADGAEAPAEVEDDEDEVDVPGWEDKGRWVFYLDLATDFVKASVYLGFFTVLMTFYGIPIHIMRDLFMSIRSLVKRINDFIQYRNATRDMNTRYPDATGDDLSRENICIVCREEMRPWTPPGAQGAQPGRRVDERQRPKKLPCGHILHFGCLRSWLERQQVCPTCRRPVLGEPAAQPTQPNNAANPAPQNQQNFPNAPFQGVLRGFLPGNAQQAPANQGQPGAPAPQNAQQNRPAGNMRVFNFGPFRVALGNLRLPAEQAGNPDNVRNAIDQLRQQADAGQAPQASAHLQQQEQAQTQPLLSNAAFSIPTNQMGAALAQQPSDIRYDILRIQQHIIHQLRQLNVQNEQLEVTSRLLVELNRLNALSATGQQSPPVAPLEPQSASSFAPQAYFSRGEVLRQGDARVPEGLTLPEGWTLRPMALAAQPGQENALASLSQHPQPVPASATPAPAIPAPAIPASAGPEAQPEEPQPQAESAQVQPKPTPTAATTAPTASVSTSGASPKAAEPSSLESSWSFGNLPERNEANGSTSAVAGGSSEGQNVTKRAVTVEDAEDNEQ; encoded by the exons ATGGCCCGCCTCAAGCTCTATGTAACG GGTTCGGCCGTCATGGCCAACATGGTGCTTGCACGCGCCTACTACGAGCGTCCCAACTTCTACTCGGCTGCCGTCTACATCTCGCAGAGCACCGGCTCCCTCATGTTCCTGGTCAACCTGATGCTCATTGTAGCGGCAAGCGTCGGATACGGGCTTCAGCGCCTCTTCTACGGCCCGCTGCGCCCTATCGAGACGGAGCAACTGTACGACAAGGCCTGGTTTGCTGTCAGCGAGACACTGCTGGCCATGACCATCTTCAGAGACGACATCGGCTTGTGGTTCTTCACCATGTTCCTTTGCCTCTTGGCTGGCAAGGTGTGGCAGTGGATCGGGGAGGGCAGAGTCGAGTTCCTCGAGCAACAGCCGCCTGCAAATCCACGACTCTTTCACGCTCGCCTAGCCAGCTCCCTGCTCATTTCCGTCTTCTTCGACGTCTTCATGACACACTACTGTGTGACCTCGATCCTCTCAGCAGCGCGACCAGGTGTAATGGTCATGTTCGGATTCGAATACGTCCTACTCACCATCGCCTCGACGTCGACTCTCATGCGCTACGGCCTGTCGCTTGTTGAGCTCGCCATCACACAACGTCAAGAGAATGCGAGAGACGAGGCACGAACGCTCGCAAGGGAACAAGCGCGTCAACAGGCTGCTGCTGACGGTGCCGAAGCGCCTGCCGAGGTTGAAGACGATGAAGACGAGGTCGATGTTCCTGGCTGGGAAGACAAGGGCCGCTGGGTGTTCTACCTGGATCTCGCCACCGACTTCGTCAAAGCCTCGGTCTACTTGGGTTTCTTCACAGTTCTCATGACCTTCTACGGCATCCCCATCCACATTATGCGCGATCTCTTCATGTCTATCCGTTCGCTGGTCAAGCGCATCAACGACTTTATCCAGTACCGAAATGCGACACGCGACATGAACACCCGTTACCCAGACGCCACGGGAGACGACCTGAGTCGAGAGAACATCTGCATTGTCTGCCGCGAGGAGATGCGACCCTGGACTCCGCCAGGCGCACAAGGTGCACAGCCGGGGCGGAGGGTGGACGAGCGACAAAGACCAAAGAAGCTGCCATGTGGACACATCCTGCACTTCGGCTGCTTAAGGAGCTGGCTCGAACGACAACAGGTCTGCCCGACTTGCCGACGACCTGTGCTTGGTGAGCCAGCAGCTCAACCTACCCAACCCAACAATGCAGCGAACCCAGCACCACAGAACCAGCAGAACTTCCCGAACGCGCCATTCCAGGGAGTGTTGCGCGGATTTCTGCCAGGCAATGCGCAGCAGGCTCCTGCTAATCAGGGTCAACCTGGCGCGCCAGCTCCGCAGAACGCACAGCAGAACAGGCCTGCAGGCAACATGCGCGTCTTCAACTTTGGGCCTTTTCGGGTCGCTCTGGGGAACCTTCGTCTACCCGCAGAACAAGCAGGCAATCCAGACAACGTGCGGAACGCTATTGACCAGCTGCGCCAACAGGCCGACGCAGGACAAGCTCCCCAAGCGTCTGCTCACTTGCAGCAGCAGGAACAGGCTCAAACCCAGCCCCTGCTTTCCAATGCGGCCTTCAGCATTCCCACAAATCAGATGGGGGCTGCTCTCGCACAGCAGCCTTCCGACATTCGGTACGACATACTGCGTATCCAGCAACACATCATCCATCAGCTCCGTCAACTGAACGTGCAAAACGAGCAGCTGGAAGTGACTTCAAGGCTTCTTGTTGAGTTGAACCGCCTGAACGCCTTGTCCGCTACTGGGCAGCAATCACCTCCTGTTGCTCCGCTGGAACCGCAGAGTGCGAGCTCGTTCGCACCACAAGCATACTTTTCCAGAGGCGAAGTGTTGAGGCAGGGCGACGCCCGAGTTCCCGAGGGCCTGACGCTACCAGAAGGGTGGACGTTGAGACCTATGGCACTCGCAGCGCAACCAGGCCAAGAGAACGCACTGGCCTCGTTGTCGCAGCACCCGCAACCGGTGCCAGCATCTGCAACACCAGCACCTGCAATACCAGCACCTGCAATACCAGCGTCGGCGGGACCAGAAGCTCAGCCAGAAGAACCTCAACCACAAGCAGAGTCCGCGCAGGTGCAGCCTAAGCCTACGCCTACTGCAGCAACAACGGCCCCGACAGCTTCAGTCTCAACTTCAGGAGCGTCACCCAAAGCCGCTGAACCCAGTTCGCTTGAGTCGAGCTGGAGCTTCGGTAATCTACCCGAGCGAAATGAGGCGAATGGTTCAACCTCCGCGGTCGCAGGGGGCAGCTCAGAAGGCCAGAATGTGACAAAGCGGGCAGTTACTGTGGAAGATGCCGAAGACAACGAACAGTGA